The following DNA comes from Thermococcus sp..
TCTAGGGCCTTTCTTTTTCCTTTTTTGACTCCATAAAGCCCAGCAAACACCTCCAGGTTTTCCATTCCTGTAAGCTTCCAGTATAAGCTCCTCTCATTTGCCAGTGCAACACCGATATGCTTAGAAAGTTTTTTCCAGTCTCTGGACACATCAAATCCTAAAACTCTAATTTCACCTTCATCGGGGAGTAACAGGCCTGTCATTAATTTGAGGAGTGTTGTTTTACCCGAACCATTTTCGCCTGCTATTACTACAAACTCCCCCTTACTAATTCTAAGGTTTATTTTTTTTAGTACCTTGGTGTTTCCAAAAGATTTGGAGACGTTAGTAAGCTGAATTACCTCGGCATTCATGATGAACCACCGTGTTCCCATTCTCTCCGACGTGTTGTGGCCATGAACTACTTGCCAGATGGTACCCAAATATCGGGTTCCACTTCCTCCATCTCCAGCAACATTTCTGCGAATTTTGGCAGTGTCTTTTGATGAAATATAGCCCAACAATCTTTCTTTTTGCCTTCAATTCGTGCATTGTATACACATCCACCACCACACACGGGGAAATACTGACAGCTCCAGCAATAACTGTCGCCCTTCCCTCCTTCGATAAACTTGGAATATTTTACTAGAAATAGCTCCGGATTATTGAATACCTCTTCTTTTGATGCTACTTTGAATTCATCCAATCCAATAGCCGATGTACACTTATATATGGAACCATCGGGACCCACGATTAGTTCATTGTCCTTATTGTATGTACACACTGATTCCGATAGGAAGGAAATTAAGGGTACTTTTCTATTTATAGCTTCCCCAATTGCATAAAGAAACATCGCTGCGTATTGTTCTGGATCTGGAATGTTACTTATCGTATGGGCACATGGGGAAGAGGGATGGCTCTCCATTCCCACGTTGAAAACAATTCGTCTATCCTCAATTTGCTCTCCAAACTTGCTTAATAGAATGTCTAGCATCTCACCATAGTGCTTCCAGTTTTGGGCATCTATAACGCTGTGTATAATAATGCGTATGTCTGTGTGTTCCAGCAGTAATTCAATGTTTTTCATTATTTTGTTAAACGTCCCATCTCCTGTGGGGAAGATTCTGCGTTTATCGTGAATTTTTGGAGGCCCATCTAACGTTATTTGGACGTATTCAAATGGATACTCTGTGATAATACGTATAGTTCTTTCGGGATCTTTGAATACTCCATTTGTTATCGCGGAATAATGTCCAACAGGAACGTCAAGATCTCTACTCACAGATAACATTTCCTCTACATAGCCGGGATCATAGAAGGGCTCACCACCAAATAGCAACACATCTACGTATCCTTTCCTGAAAATCGTAAGGAGTTGGCTCCATATTTGAACTCTCTCTTCTGGAGGTAATAATAATTGCGAATTTAGCTTTCGAGTATCCTGTTGCATGCAGTAAGTACAGGATAGGTTGCAGTTAAATGTCCAAGCATCTATTATTATCAGCCTGTTCTCTGAGGGATACTTTAACTTGTTATGGATGTATCTATTCAAAGCGTCCTCGTCCTCAAGCAAGATAAAGGAATCCTTTAGTCTTTGCGAAATGCTTTCAATGTCAGTGCTATCAGACACAACTTCAATGGATCTGGTCAATATATTGAACAACACGGCATGGCCATTGGGAAGAGTTTTGTGAATTACATACTTCATTTGATACTCCCTCCTTTTTATATTTGTTTAGTTCTCGTGTAGTGATGGTAGGGGCCGGCATAAAAATAAAAACTAGGAGGAGCTAAAACAATAAGTTTTTGCACCTCTGGCTGCGGTTGCAGCACCCTCCTGCTGGAGTGGGGCCGGATATCAGTCTTGACAGAATTGTCTTCACCATCCGTACGCCCTCCAGTTCAATTTTTTGCATAACCTGTAGGAGGATCTAAGTATTTATGATTTTCGTAAACTTATGGTTAAGAACATAAATATTAGATCAGTTATGTCATCCCATAACGGTGTAGTGGATGTTTATTTTATGTTGAACTAAATGATTAAATTCGGCCAGGTTGATACGATCTTCATGGTCATCCTTGGAGTAACATGACGGGGATAGTCTGGTTCATTAAGTGGCAGATTGAGCAGAGCTCAAGGGGATCCTCGAAGAGTGAAGTATGCTACGAGCGGAGCTGGGATTTAGTGTTCACGTGCTTCTTTTCTCAAGGATTATAAAAAGAAAAGTCTGAAAGAGGTCAGGCGAAGGTAACGCTCCTGTCCTTGAGGGAGCGGTTGAGCAGGTCGGCGTGCTCCAGCGTAACCTGATACTCCGCTATCTTCTCCAGCTTTATCTCGGTGCCATCAAGGAGTATCTTGTTGAGATAAACTTTCCCCTCGTCGAAGCCAACGGTGTAGACGAAGAGGTCCTTCTTGCTCAGGTACTCCCTTATCTTCTCGTCCTCCAGAGCTTTGGCGAGGCCGCCAACGGCGAATATCCTGACGTGGACGACGAACGCTCCGGGAACGTCCTTCTCGGCGAACCCCCTGAGGGTCTCGACGAATATCTCCTTGGTCTCTTCAATCGGCGTCTCACCGCCGAACTGAAGAACTGTGACCTGGGGAGCGAAGGCCTTGACACGCTCGGCTATGTCCTCCTCCTTGCCCTTCTCGGCCAGGAAGTGGTAGGTAACTCCCCCGCTGAGTGTTATGAAGGTCGCCTCGGTGGCGGTTGCTATGCTGGAGCAGATTATGTTCCTGCTGGCAACAACAGCCACCTTATTGAGTCCGAGATCCGCTAAAGCCTTTCCAACGAGCCTTCCGGTCAGGGCCCTGAGGTAAATCTCCTCCTCAAAGGTTGTCTTCGCCATTTCACCCCACCTCCTTACCCACTTCTGTGGGTTTGTTCTCGATTATGACCAGTGATGTTGGAGAATATAACTTTTTCGGTTTCCCTAATGAACTTTTGATAGGCTAATCTAAAACTCCTCTGGCAAAACGACAAAAAATCCGTAGGAGATTAAAGAGATTTTTGACGATTTGGTTACACAAAGGTGTGTTTTGGAAGAAAATGTCAAGCAAAGCTCCAAATGCATACATTATGACAGACACTTTTGGCGGTTCGATAGATAAACTTATAAGGTTCGAAAACAAAAAAGAGGTGAGGTGATACTATGCTGAGTGAAAGAATGCTCAAGGCCCTTAACGAACAGCTCAACAAGGAGCTCTTCTCCGCGTACTTCTACCTTGCGGTGGCCTCGTATTTTAAGGCCCAGAACCTTGATGGCTTCGCGAGCTGGATGGAGGCTCAAGCGGAGGAGGAGCTTGGACATGCTATGAAGTTTTACGACTACATCTTCGACCGGGGCGGAAAGGTCGAGCTTGAGAGACTTGAAAAGCCCAAGGGGGACTTCGAAAGCCCGCTGAAGGCCTTTGAGGCAGTCTACCTTCACGAGGTAGGGGTTACACAGTCGATATTCAAGCTGGTGAAGCTGGCCAGAGAGGAAAACGACTATGCCACCGAGCAGTTCCTCCAGTGGTTCGTTGAGGAGCAGGTGGAGGAGGAGGCAACGACGAAGGCCATAGTGGACAAACTGAGGCTCATCGGCGACCACCCCCATGGAATATTCATGCTGGACAGGGAGCTGGGAACAAGAAAGGCCCAGCTGAGGAACCTTCTTACCCAGGGTGTCTGACGTGATTCTTGTCTTCGGCGGGACGGGCTTTGTGGGCTCTTTCGTCTCTTCCCGCCTTTCTTCGGTTGATGAGGTAGTTCTGGCCGTAAGAAGACCGGGCAGGTCTGAATTCAGGCAGGTAAGTTTCAGCAGTCCGAATGAAATACCGGGTCTTATAGCCGGGCTGAACCCCGACGTGGTTATCAACTTCATCGGCGTTTTGAGAGGAGACTATTCTACGGCCCACGTTGAAATCCCAAAGCTCATCTCCCTTGGCGCGGAGGAAATAAACGCAAGGCTAATCCACACAAGCGCCCTTGGGGCGGATGAAAACTCTGAGATACCCTACTTCAGAACGAAGGCCCTTGGTGAGAAAGCCGTGAGAAAGGTTAAAAGCCATGCGATAGTCAGGCCTTCCCTCGTCCTCGGAGCCGGTCAGAGGATTTTTCGGCAGGCATTACGGTTTAGGGTTTTTCCAAAGGTGACTGGAAGGGTTCAGCCCATAGACCTGAGGGACCTAGCTGAGCTCTACCTCCGTCTCATCGACTCAAAAAACGGAACTTTCAATGCCTGCGGTGAGGAGGTCGTTCCCCTTGGGGAGCTCCTTGATAACGTTCTCAAAAGGGCCGGAAAAAGGGTGTTTCTCGTTCCGTTTCCGAAGGCAATAGCGAGGGCACTCGGAAAGGTCGATAAGTCCCTCCTCATGGCACTGAAAGACAGCGTTTGCGCCCACAACCACGCCCGGGAAATTCTCAGGAACCTAAGGCCACTTGAAGAGTCCCTCCTCTGGACGGCGGAGGGGTTGAGATGAGGTACGATTTAGCGAGTTATATCTACGAGCCCATAAACGCTCTCCTCGAAAAGCCGGCGGGGATAAGAAAAGCCAGAAGAGAGTTAATTGAAAAGGCCAGAGGTAGGGTTATTGAGCTCGGCGTTGGAACTGGCCTGAACCTTCCCCTTTACCGCGAAGGCGTTGAAGTTATTGGGATTGACGTCAGCGAGGGCATGCTGAGAAAAGCTAAGAGGAAGAAAAGCCCGGCCAGAGTGAAGTTCCTCAAAGCCGACGCCCGCTCCCTGCCGTTTTCCGATGGGAGCTTCGACACCGCCGTTTCCACCTTCTTCCTCTGCGTCGTCCCGGAAAAGGAAAGGGTTTTGAGGGAGATAAGGCGTGTTCTGAAGCCCAATGGGATTCTTCTCGCGATGGAGTGCTCCCCTCCAAGAAACCCAATCTTCAGGGGTTTTTTGAGGGGACTAAGCGCGCTAACAAGTAAAATAACCGGAACTGACTTCAGGGTTGATGTTGGAGAACTCCTCAGGAGAAACGGCTTCGATGTCATTGAGGAGAAGGGCCTCGTAAACGGCGCCGTCAGGATTTTGGTAGCTAAACCTTCCTCAGAACCATGACGAAGGCTATCCTCGGAAAGAACCACCGGATTGTGAGCACTTCAAAGCCCCGTTTCTCAAACTCCAGCGAAAGCTCCTCCGGGGAAGGAAAGGCCTCTATGGAACGCCACAGGTGGTTATAAGCTTCTCTGTTGCCCGTTAAAATCCCTCCAATGATGGGAACGACGCTCCTCGTGTAGAACCACGCCAGTTTTCCGAGAAAGCTCTCGTTTCTGGAAAACTCCAGGAGAAGAAGGATTCCGCCTTGTTTTAGAACGCGGTGGATTTCGCTAATAGTTTTCTCCCTTTCAGAGAAGTTCCTC
Coding sequences within:
- a CDS encoding class I SAM-dependent methyltransferase translates to MRYDLASYIYEPINALLEKPAGIRKARRELIEKARGRVIELGVGTGLNLPLYREGVEVIGIDVSEGMLRKAKRKKSPARVKFLKADARSLPFSDGSFDTAVSTFFLCVVPEKERVLREIRRVLKPNGILLAMECSPPRNPIFRGFLRGLSALTSKITGTDFRVDVGELLRRNGFDVIEEKGLVNGAVRILVAKPSSEP
- a CDS encoding NAD-dependent epimerase/dehydratase family protein — its product is MILVFGGTGFVGSFVSSRLSSVDEVVLAVRRPGRSEFRQVSFSSPNEIPGLIAGLNPDVVINFIGVLRGDYSTAHVEIPKLISLGAEEINARLIHTSALGADENSEIPYFRTKALGEKAVRKVKSHAIVRPSLVLGAGQRIFRQALRFRVFPKVTGRVQPIDLRDLAELYLRLIDSKNGTFNACGEEVVPLGELLDNVLKRAGKRVFLVPFPKAIARALGKVDKSLLMALKDSVCAHNHAREILRNLRPLEESLLWTAEGLR
- a CDS encoding radical SAM protein; translated protein: MKYVIHKTLPNGHAVLFNILTRSIEVVSDSTDIESISQRLKDSFILLEDEDALNRYIHNKLKYPSENRLIIIDAWTFNCNLSCTYCMQQDTRKLNSQLLLPPEERVQIWSQLLTIFRKGYVDVLLFGGEPFYDPGYVEEMLSVSRDLDVPVGHYSAITNGVFKDPERTIRIITEYPFEYVQITLDGPPKIHDKRRIFPTGDGTFNKIMKNIELLLEHTDIRIIIHSVIDAQNWKHYGEMLDILLSKFGEQIEDRRIVFNVGMESHPSSPCAHTISNIPDPEQYAAMFLYAIGEAINRKVPLISFLSESVCTYNKDNELIVGPDGSIYKCTSAIGLDEFKVASKEEVFNNPELFLVKYSKFIEGGKGDSYCWSCQYFPVCGGGCVYNARIEGKKKDCWAIFHQKTLPKFAEMLLEMEEVEPDIWVPSGK
- a CDS encoding ferritin, which encodes MLSERMLKALNEQLNKELFSAYFYLAVASYFKAQNLDGFASWMEAQAEEELGHAMKFYDYIFDRGGKVELERLEKPKGDFESPLKAFEAVYLHEVGVTQSIFKLVKLAREENDYATEQFLQWFVEEQVEEEATTKAIVDKLRLIGDHPHGIFMLDRELGTRKAQLRNLLTQGV